The proteins below come from a single Papaver somniferum cultivar HN1 chromosome 11, ASM357369v1, whole genome shotgun sequence genomic window:
- the LOC113322685 gene encoding IQ domain-containing protein IQM3-like, with product MEVQTQNLTPSSYPFGNTLLDKTVVLDHEKEGIVNHSEKLISITTEMVKSMVIKKNEIKDEEDTAALMMQKAYRGYRTRRQLADSAVLAEEYWWQAIDYARLNHSTISFFNVPETPVSRWNRISLNASKVGKGGTKDAKARNLAFQHWIEAIDPRHRYGHSLHLYYEEWCNGDAGQPFFYWLDIGDGRDVDLEKCPRSKLRKQCIKYLGPQEREHYEYIINEGTIHHKLSGKPMDTSIGSEGAKWIFVMSTSKKIYAGEKKKGCFHHSSFLAGGTTLAAGRLVAENGQLKSISAYSGHYRPTDENLESFKDFLSENGVNLNEVQIRSSTDDYESNGDSKSVHGIAVEAFSDITEAAASSKSLQLEIPNGEVEKDLKPSQPTEGSLRIERKVSYKRTLSGGLQSPRADVPKKKILERINSKKATSSYQLGHQLSLKWSTGAGPRIGCVADYPAELRRQAFEFVNLSPRTTPANSRQLAGFVPSSPSPNMIQ from the exons ATGGAGGTTCAAACACAAAATCTCACACCTTCTTCATACCCTTTTGGTAATACTTTACTAGATAAAACTGTTGTTCTTGATCATGAGAAGGAGGGTATTGTTAATCATTCTGAAAAGCTGATTAGTATAACTACAGAGATGGTGAAATCAATGGTGATTAAGAAGAATGAaatcaaagatgaagaagatacaGCTGCATTGATGATGCAGAAGGCTTACAGAGGGTATAGAACTCGGCGTCAGTTGGCTGATTCTGCTGTTCTTGCTGAAGAATACTG GTGGCAAGCGATTGATTATGCTAGGTTGAATCACAGTACAATTTCTTTCTTTAATGTGCCTGAAACACCTGTCTCAAGATGGAATCGAATTTCTTTGAATGCTTCCaag GTTGGGAAAGGAGGAACCAAAGATGCAAAAGCAAGGAATTTAGCTTTTCAGCACTGGATTGAAGCT atcgatccacggCATAGATATGGGCATAGTTTGCATTTGTATTATGAAGAATGGTGTAATGGAGATGCTGGGCAGCCTTTCTTCTACTG GCTGGACATTGGAGATGGCAGAGATGTTGATCTCGAAAAGTGTCCCAGATCCAAGCTTCGAAAACAATGCATCAAGTATCTCGGACCT CAAGAGAGGGAACACTATGAGTACATAATTAATGAAGGGACTATTCATCACAAGCTAAGTGGGAAACCTATGGATACTAGTATAGGCTCCGAAGGAGCTAAATGGATATTTGTTATGAGCACTTCTAAAAAAATCTACGCTGGCGAG AAAAAGAAAGGGTGTTTCCATCATTCGAGTTTTCTTGCTGGAGGAACTACCTTAGCAGCAGGAAGACTTGTTGCAGAGAATGGACAGCTAAAG TCTATATCTGCATATAGTGGACATTATCGCCCAACTGATGAAAACCTCGAAAGCTTCAAAGACTTTCTCAGTGAGAATGGGGTCAACCTCAATGAAGTTCAG ATACGCTCTTCTACTGATGACTATGAGAGCAATGGAGACAGCAAGTCAGTTCATGGGATTGCAGTTGAAGCCTTTTCTGATATAACTGAAGCCGCTGCATCTTCTAAGTCTCTTCAACTTGAAATCCCGAATGGTGAAGTGGAGAAAGACCTTAAACCCTCACAACCAACAGAAGGTAGTCTCAGAATTGAAAGGAAGGTAAGTTACAAGAGAACCTTATCGGGTGGTCTCCAAAGTCCAAGAGCAGATGTGCCCAAGAAAAAAATACTAGAGAGGATCAATTCCAAAAAGGCAACCTCTTCATATCAGCTAGGTCATCAACTCTCATTAAAATGGTCCACTGGAGCTGGTCCGAGAATCGGGTGTGTTGCAGATTACCCTGCAGAATTAAGACGACAAGCCTTTGAGTTTGTGAATCTCTCACCAAGAACTACCCCAGCAAATTCTCGACAGCTAGCAGGATTTGTTCCTTCTTCTCCTAGCCCAAATATGATCCAGTAG
- the LOC113323960 gene encoding uncharacterized protein LOC113323960 — protein sequence MSPLFVEIHGTTPATEGDLRVIIEKHARLEEIQRENPRAHTHRPSRTNSVEQASGSKRGNSDEQPSEDRRERRDDLRRDDRKFEDQVYTKLNTIYSHILKEIKGRENLDWPWSKGKQPPRSEKSREYCEYHCFNGHQTEKCKNLKIIIQKFIDAGDLKQYVQRTSTEDKAKQSKQVHIPEGNRTLNTISCSKTTGPSLTAQIGKRLRKKFEDYCELYKIDGEEVDEHEQWMNAPMVFDADDVEEDMEDHNDPLVLTLPVVRCNIKKIHIDGGSSVNVLFYDTFKRMELNDEQLLSSYYTIYGFNGAATKPLGDIVLQVDAGPIKVDTRFSVVDAPSPYNAIIGRRWVQKLKGVAATYHKYLRFSTPQGIIEIKGDQGTAREC from the coding sequence atgagtcccctatttgtcgagatccacggCACCACCCCTGCTACCGAAGGAGATCTTCGAGTAATCATAGAAAAACATGCAAGGTTAGAGGAGATCCAACgagaaaatcccagagctcatactcatcGTCCCTCACGCACGAATTCTGTAGAACAAGctagcgggtccaaaagaggcaACTCGGATGAACAACCTAGCGAGGACAGAAGAGAACGAAGAGATGATCTACGAAGAGATGACCGGAAATTCGAAGACCAGGTCTACACGAAGCTAAATACCATCTATTCACACATTCTGAAGGAAATCAAGGGTCGGGAAAAcctcgattggccatggtccaagggaaagcagcccccaagaTCAGAAAAGTCGAGAgaatactgtgaatatcactgtttcaatgGTCACCAAACAGAGAaatgcaagaatctcaagataatTATTCAAAAGTTTATTGACGCAGGAGATCTTAAACAGTACGTACAGAGGACTAGCACCGAAGACAAGGCTAAACAAAGCAAGCAGGTTCATATACCTGAAGGAAACCGCACCCTTAACACCATCTCATGTTCTAAGACCACGGGGCCATCCCTAACTGCCCAGATAGGTAAAAGATTGAGAAAGAAGTTTGAAGACTATTGTGAGCTGTACAAAATCGATGGGGAAGAAGTGGATGAACACGAACAATGGATGAACGCACCAATGGTTTTCGACGCGGACGAcgtcgaagaagatatggaggacCACAACGACCCTCTAGTTCTCACGCTGCCAGTAGTAAGGTGCAACATCAAGAAGATAcacatcgatggaggaagctcagtcaatgTTTTATTCTATGATACATTCAAACGAATGGAACTCAACGatgaacaactgttatcttcGTACTACACTATCTACGGTTTCAacggagcagccacgaagccttTAGGAGACATTGTATTGCAAGTAGACGCAGGGCCAATAAAGGTCGACACGCGGTTCAGTGTGGTGGATGCACCATCACCCTATAACGCCATAATTGGCCGAAGGTGGGTACAAAAACtcaaaggagtggcggctaccTATCACAAATACCTTAGGTTTTCAACTCCCCAAGGGATAATAGAAATAAAAGGAGACCAGGGCACTGCGCGAGAATGTTAA